The Sebaldella sp. S0638 genomic sequence AGAGCAACTATAGCCCATGGATTAGTAAAGAAGCTGGATGTCAGTGAAGCGTTAAAAGTAGAGGGAGTAATAAAAGTCCTAACTCCAGATGATCTGCCGGATTTTAAGTTTCCCACAGCAGGTCACCCGTATGCTCTTGACCCTAAACAGGCAGACATTGCAGACAGAAATATTCTTACGAAAAGAATCAGATTATACGGTGATGAAATAGCAGCCGTAATCGCTGAAAATGAGCTTGCAGCGGAAAAAGCACTGGAAAAAATAAAGGTAGAATATGAAGAATTTCCTTTTTATCTTTCACCGGAAGAATCACTTGCAGAAAGAGCAATGGAAATTCATGACGGAACAAAAAATTTAATAGCTTCTACAAAGGCCGTAGTAGGAGATTTGCAAAAAGGTCTGGAAGAAGCTGATCATGTAATAGAAGGAGAGTACAAAACACAGATAGTTCAGCACTGTCATATGGAAAATCAGATTGCTTATGCCTATAAAGGTTCTGACCAGAGATGGGTTTGCGTATCATCAACACAGATACCGCACATCTGCCGTCGTATTTTAGGTGAAGCATTTGGAATGCCTTGGGGGCAATTCAGGGTAATAAAACCATTTATAGGAGGAGGTTTTGGTAACAAACAGGACGTTACTATAGAGCCGCTTGCTGTGGCCATGAGTATGGCTGTAGGCGGGGAGCCTGTAATGGTGGAACTTCAGAGGGAAGAAAGTATTGCATGGACAAGGGTAAGACACGCAATATCATATAAAACGAAACTTGGTCTGAAAAAAGACGGTACTATAACTGCAATGGAAATGGAAGCAATATCAAATAACGGGGCATATGCGTCACACGGACATTCTATAGCAGGAAAGGGAGCAGGAATATTACAGTCATTATATAAAATGCCTAATATGGAATATAATTCAAAAACTGTGTATACTAACACCGCAGCAGCAGGGGCAATGCGTGGATACGGAGTTCCTCAGGTAATATTTGCAATGGAATCAATGATCGAAAAAGCTGCGAAAGAACTGGGGATTGATCCTATTGAATTAAGAATGAAAAATCTGGTAGAGCCGAATACAGAAAATCCTATAAGCCATGTAATGTTTTACTCTAACAAACTAAAAGAATGTGTAGAAGAAGGAGTAAAAGAGTTTGACTGGGATAAAAGAAAAGAAGAAGCGGAAAAACAAAAAACAGGAGATTTTCGAAGAGGTGTAGGTATGTCGGTATTTGCCTACGCTACAGGAGTATATCCAAAAAGTCTTGAGATAGGCGGATGCCGTCTTACATTAAATCAGGACGGGACAGTAAAACTAATGGTCGGAGCTACTGAAATAGGACAGGGGTCTGATACAGTATTTAAGCAGATGGTAGCTGAAACTACAGGAATACCATATAATCATATTTATACGGATATGAATACAGATACGGATTATTCGCCTTTTGATACAGGGGCTTATGCTTCAAGACAGAGTTATGTATCAGGAATGGCAGTAAGAAAAGCTGCTATAGAATTAAAAGAAAAAATACTCGATGCTGTTAAGAAATTTGATGATATAGATCCTCTTCATGCAGATATAGTAAACGGAAATATTGTGTATAAGCACAGCGGTGAAGTAATACAGAGTGTTGGTGATCTTGCGCTGAAATCTTATTATGATCTTGCTAAAGGTGAATGTATAACAGCAGAAGTATCAAATAATTTCCATAGTAATTCAAATGCAATGGGAGCCACTTTTGCAGATGTGGAAGTAGATATAAAAACAGGAAAAATAAAGATTTTAAATATACTAAATGTTCATGATTCCGGACAGATACTGAATCCTAAGCTCGCAAGCGGACAGGTAGAAGGCGGAATGGGAATGGCAGTCTCTTATGCCCTGGCAGAAGAGCTGAGATATGATGAAAAAACAGGAGCACCATTGAATAACAACCTGCTTGACTATAAAATGCCTACTTCTATGGATCTTCCCGATCTTCACACATTATTTGTAGAAGAGGATGACCCGATGGGGCCTTATGGAAACAAGGCACTTGGAGAACCGCCGATATGCAGTCCCGCAGCAGCAATCAGAAATGCCGTTTTGGATGCTATAGGTGTAGAGGTTGACGAACTCCCTATAAAACCTCAGAAATTAATGGAAATATTAAAAAATAACGGGATAGTTTAGGAGGGTAAAAGGAATGTATGATATAAAAACATATACTGAGGTAAATACTGTACTGGAAGCTGTGGGATTACTGGCAGATAATGAAAATGCCCAGATAATAGCCGGAGGAACTGATGTTCTTATTAAATCAAGAGAGAGAAAAAACGGATATGTTGGAAGAGATTTAATTGGAATTACAAGAATTCCGGAATTAAAAGAGATTAAAACAGACAGTAACGGGGATATAATAATAGGAGCTGCAGCTACATTTACAGAAATAGAAGGTAATGAAATTATAATAAAGAACCTGAAAAGTCTGTCTGATGCAGTAGGAAGTGTGGGAGGACCCCAGATAAGAAACGTAGGGACAGTAGGAGGAAATATCTGTAACGGAGCTACTTCCGCAGACAGTGCCTCGACATTGTTTGCCTGTGATGCAGTGCTTATGATAACAGGGAAAAACGGAAATAAAGAAATAGAGATAAAAGATTTTTATCTCGGGCCGGGAAAGGTCAGCCTTGAACAAGGTGACGTACTTAGGGCAGTAAAAGTTAAAAAGGAAAATTACGAAGGATATAAAGGGCATTATATAAAATTTAGCCCTAGACAGGCAATGGATATTGCTACATTGGGATGTTCTGTTTTATTAAAAGAAAATAACGGAATTATCGAAGATATAAGAATTGCCTATGGCGTAGCAGGGCCTACACCGCTTCGGGCTGTGAATGCCGAGGAATTTGCCAAGGGAAAACAGATAAATGATGAAACATTGAATGAAATAGGTAAATTATGCCTTGAAAGTGCAAGAGCAAGAGATTCATGGAGAGCTTCCAAAGCATTTAGAGAACAGCTGGTGGAAGAACTGCCTAAAAGAGCTGTGAAAGCTATAGTCGGAGGTGGCAGATAATGGTAAAAAATATTACTTTTACTGTAAACGGTAAAGAATATAATATAAATGTAGATGTGAGAAAATCACTGCTTGAAGTATTAAGAGAAGAGCTGAATTTTACCGGGACAAAACAGGGATGTGCAGTGGGAGAATGCGGGGCGTGTACCGTGATCATAGACGGTGTTACCGCAGATTCATGTATATACCTTGCTGTATGGGCAGACGGTAAAACTATTAAAACAATAGAAGGAGTGTCAGACCGCGGGGGAAATCTTTCTGATATTCAGGAAAGCTATATAGATGCAGGAGCAGTGCAGTGCGGATTTTGTACTCCCGGGCTGATACTTTCCACTGAGGTACTTCTTGATAATAAACCTGAGCCTACAAGAGACGAGATCAGAAGAGGTATCTCAGGGAATTTATGCAGATGTACAGGGTATCAGAAAATTATAGATGCTGTAGAAAAAACTGTAGAGAAAAGAAAAGGGTAAAAATATATAAAGGAGCTGTATTAGAAAATACAGCCCTTTTTTAAATTATGAAAATCACGATTATTTATTTTATAACTATCAAATCTCCGTCATTAAAACCAGTAGTTATATGTTTTACTTTAAACAGGCTGATGTCAAGTTCGTTTTTTATATATTTAAAGATTATTATTTAATATTTAGAAAAGAGCAGTGAAAAAATCCATATTTGCCGATTAAATGAAAGAAATCCAGTGTTGATTTTAGGAAATAATATTTTTTGTAAAATTAGAAATTTAGGTCATAAAATGGTATAATACTGTTTGGGAAAATGATTTCAAAACTATGATTAAGAGAATAAGGAGTAGAAATGATACTAAAAAAACATTATCAGGAAAAGTTAACAGTAATATTTGCGATAAAAGAAGACTATGATCACAGGGAAGTTTATTATTATGAGAATAGAAGATTCGAAGGGGAACTTCATATGTTTTTTGATGATAAAAAACAGCAGCTGGAAAGCATAGGAAGATTCAAGAGCGGTAAAAAATCCGGAGTTCAGGAGGAATACTATGAAAATGGTGTTTTGAAAATATCGAAAAACTTTATCGACGGTCTTGAAGACGGTAAGTATGAAGAATATTTTGAAAATGGAGAGGTTAAATTAAGCTGCTTTTACATAGAAGGAAAAAGAAACGGGAAATCACAGGAATTTTATGAAGACGGCGGTTTGAAAGAGGAAAATAATTATTATTACGGGAATCTTGACGGGATTTCTTCAAGATTTCATAAAAACGGGAAAATATTATGTACAGGAATGTATAAAGAGGATCTGAAAACAGGTATCTGGAATTTCTTTGATGAAAATGAGAGTCTTATAAGAAAAGAAATCTGGAAAGACGGAAAGCTGAACGGGCAGAGAATAGAACTGGAAAACGGAAATGTGCAGATGAGCTCGAATTATGTGGACGGTGAACTTGACGGAGAATTCATTATATATGATAAGAATAAGAATATAGCACATTTGATTCATTATGAAGAAGGACGAAAAAATGGTAAAGAGACTTTTTATAATGAATCAGGAAGTGTAAAAAAAGAAACAGATTATAAAAATAATATGAAATACGGAGCAGAAAAAGAATATTCCGATGACGGCGAAATACTTCTTTTAGATGCTAATTATGTGGAAGGACTGCTGCACGGATCATATGCAAGCTACTATGAAGACGGCAACAGAAAATTCGCAGGCAGAGCCATGGATGGAGAATTTCATGGAGAAGCCTATTTTTATGATGAAAACGGAGATCTGGAATCAGAAGTTTTCTATGAGCATGGGAAAGTAGTGAGGAAAATAGAACATAAAAAATAATATTAAGATTTATGGTGGGATTATATGTTGTTTGTTTATAATGCAGTGAGATTTTTTTTATACCCTTTTTTGTTTATTGCGGCAATCTTCAAGAAAAAGATAAGAATTTTTCTTCATAACAGATTCAGGGTAGAGAAAATCAACAGGGATAAGTATTACTGGATTCATCTGTCTTCAGTAGGTGAGATGAATTTATCGGAGAAGTTAATAGAAAACATTTTGGATAATAATAAAAAAATTTATTTAACAGTTATGACAGACACAGGAATGGAGTTATTCAGAAAAAGATATTCGGGCAATCCTAATATAAAAGGTGCTTATTTTCCTCTGGATGACTATTTTCTGATAAAAAAAACAGTAAATATGCTGGATATAGAAAAACTGATTATAATAGAAACCGAAATCTGGCCGAATCTTTATGGAATTGTATCTGAAAAGTCCGATGTAATAGTAGTGAACGGACGTATTTCAGACAGAACATTTGATAAATATAAAAAGCTCAGAGGAATTATTTCCGGCACGTTGAATAAATGCACCAGAATTCTCGTTCAGAGTGATCTCGATTTTCAGAGATACAAAGAACTGGGGGTAAAGGAAGATATATTAAAGGTATATCCTAATCTGAAATACAGCATAGATTATCCGGTCTTAGATGAAAAGCAGAAAAAAGAACTTGAAGAAAGAGTCAGATTAAACGGGAGAAAGCTGATAACTGCGGGAAGTACAAGAGATGGCGAGGAAAAGATTCTTATTGATATATTCAGAAGAATAAATAAAAATAATGAATACCAGATGATACTGGTGCCGAGACATATACAAAGAACCGAGGAAGCAGCAGAATTATGCGGGGGTCTTGATTTTTCACTTTATTCAGAAAATAAAAAAACAGAAATAATAATAGTGGATAAAATGGGGATATTGCGTGAATTATATCAGATATCCGATTTGGTATTCGTAGGCGGGACTTTCACAAATATAGGCGGACACTCAATTCTTGAACCTCTTTATTACGGGAAAGTACCAATAATAGGAAAGTATTATTCCAATATCAAAGATGTGGTGGATAGCGCAAAGCCGCTTAATCTAGTAAATATAGCAGAAACCGAAGAGGAACTGGAAAACTTTTTTTTGGATTCTGATACAGGAAAGAACAGGGAAACATCTGAATTTTTTAAAAAGTATAACAAAATAGATGAAATAAGCAATGAAATTTTATCATAATAAAGGAGAGAGTGTGGAAAACAAGGAAAAAAAGGAATTATGGCAGTATTTTTTCAATTATCCGAAAAAACATTATAATATTTATATGGAAAAAATGACTGAATATCCTGAATACATAATATATGACGAAGAAGTAACCGATAGTAAGAAAAATAAGTGGAATGAATATTTTGGGAATGAAAATCCGGTATATCTGGAAATTGGGTGTGGAAGCGGAAACTTTACCGCAGGAAATGCACAAAAATTCCCCGATAGAAATTATATTGCCCTTGAGCTTAGATTCAAAAGGCTGGTAATGGCAGCAGTAAAATCTGAAAAGAGAGATCTGAAAAATATTGTTTTTCTTAGAAAAAGAGGAGAAAAACTTTTGGATTTTTTGGGTGAAGGTGAAATATCAGGGCTGTATATTAATTTTCCTGACCCATGGACTGGTTCGGAACATAAAAGACTCATAAATAAAGAATTATTTGATATGCTGGATGTAATAATGAAACCAAAAGGGAAGTTCTTTTTTAAAACAGATCATGAGGGTTATTATTATGATACTTTGGAGTTGTTAAAGGATTTAGACGGGTATGAAATAGTCTTTCATACTGATGATCTGTATAATACTGAAAAAATCAGAGATAATATTCAGACTGAATTTGAACAGATGTTTTTAAGCAAGCATAATATGAATATAAAGTATATAGAAATAATAAAAAAGTAACAGGTTTGCGCATCCTGAAAGGAGAAACATGAAAATCAAAAGCAGAAAAGTAGCTGTAATAGGAGTGGGCAATGTAGGGTCACATGTGGCTTTCAGTCTGGTAACCCGCGGTATTGCCGATGAGCTGGTACTGATAGATATAAAAGAAGATAAAGTAAAAAGTGAAATGCTTGATCTTAAGGATTCTCTTGCTAATTTGAATTCCAATGTAATAATAAAAATACAGGATTATTCAGAACTTAAAGATGCAGAAATAGTGGTAATATCAGCAGGGCCTCTTCCGAGATTCGAGCAGACAAGGCTTGATACACTGGATGACGGAATAAAGATAATAGATGATATAATGCCTAAAGTGCTTGGAAGCGGATTTGAGGGAATATTTCTGGTAATTACCAATCCTTGTGATGTAATAACTCATTATGTGTTGGAAAAATCAGGTTTTCCTAAGAAAAAAGTAATAGGGACAGGGACTTCACTGGACAGTGCAAGATTTCGAAGAATAGCCGGGGATATTCTGGGAATAGATCCAAAAAGTATTTTGGGTTATTCTCTGGGAGAACACGGAGATTCACAGATGATTCCATGGTCGCATATTTATGCGGGAGGAAAACCGTTTAAGGAATATATAGAATCGAAAGAAGAACTGAAAAATACAGATTTAGATAAGATATTAAAAGATACCTCATATGCAGGCTGGGAAGTGTTGCTGGGAAAAGGAGCTACATGTTTTGGAATAGGAACAGCAGCTTCCACATTGATAAAATCTATGTTTAATAATGAACACAGAGTATACTCGGTTTCAGTATCGCTAAACGGGGAGTACGGCTTGGAGAATGTGTGTTTAAGTGTGCCTGTAATACTGGGGAATGAAGGTGTCGAAGAGATAATAGAACTTAAGCTTACAGAGGAAGAGCAGGGGCAGTTAGAGAGATCAGCAGAAGTTATAAAGACATATATAGGGAAGATAATAAAATAATAATACAAAGTTTATTGAGAATTCAGGTAATTTTCAGTATGAAAAAATGGAAAATTTTTGTATAATCCCTGTATAAAACTATACAAAAGGAGGTTTTGGAAATTTTTAGCATAGATATAGCAATTGTGGAGGGATTACAAAGGTTACAGGTTCCTGTGGCGAATCAAATTATGATGTTTTTTTCAGCAATTGGGAATGCAGGAATTGTATGGATAATTCTGGCACTGATTCTGGTAATGAGAAGAAAAACACGTAATTACGGTATAATTATATTAATTGCTCTTTTAATAACAGCAATTTTGGGAGAAGGAGTATTAAAAAATATTATAAAAAGAGACAGACCATTTGTAGCACTGAGTAATCTGAAACTTTTAATAGCGCCTCCGGCTTCTTATTCATTTCCGTCGGGGCATACAGCTTCTTCATTTGCAGCATTCGGAGTATTTTACTTTTTGAATATGCGGTATAAATGGGTGGTTTTTCTTACAGCATTTTTAATAGCTTTCTCAAGAATGTATTTGGGAGTGCATTATTTTTCAGATATTATCGGAGGAATAATTTTAGGGCTGGGAGTTTCGTATGTTGTATGCAGCTATTACAAAAAGAATTCTGATAAAATAAATTCAAATAAATTTATAAAAAAATTGTTGAACTAAAAAATATGACAAAATAAATATTTTAAATATATTTCTTAGAATAAGGGAAGTATATTTAATTTTTTAAAAATGAATATTCTAAATAAAAAATGTATAATAGGCAGGGAGCGTGAGCTCCTTTTCGTTTAAATAGCAGAGGGAGTCTTGTATAATTATATAATTTTCATGTATTATATCGGGATTTAACAGTTTTGCAACAGTTATGAAACTGTCAGAAAATCAAGTTTTATTTGGAGTCTTCAGGTATCAAAGAGAGGAGTGGTAAAATGGAGTCAGTTTTCAGAATAGAGAAAAACTTAAAATCTAAAAGATATTCTGCAGATGATATTTGCAGATATTTAAATTC encodes the following:
- a CDS encoding toxin-antitoxin system YwqK family antitoxin translates to MILKKHYQEKLTVIFAIKEDYDHREVYYYENRRFEGELHMFFDDKKQQLESIGRFKSGKKSGVQEEYYENGVLKISKNFIDGLEDGKYEEYFENGEVKLSCFYIEGKRNGKSQEFYEDGGLKEENNYYYGNLDGISSRFHKNGKILCTGMYKEDLKTGIWNFFDENESLIRKEIWKDGKLNGQRIELENGNVQMSSNYVDGELDGEFIIYDKNKNIAHLIHYEEGRKNGKETFYNESGSVKKETDYKNNMKYGAEKEYSDDGEILLLDANYVEGLLHGSYASYYEDGNRKFAGRAMDGEFHGEAYFYDENGDLESEVFYEHGKVVRKIEHKK
- the xdhA gene encoding xanthine dehydrogenase molybdenum-binding subunit XdhA — protein: MSYKTIGQSVERWDAIAKVQGKADYTADLPKKNVLYGKILRATIAHGLVKKLDVSEALKVEGVIKVLTPDDLPDFKFPTAGHPYALDPKQADIADRNILTKRIRLYGDEIAAVIAENELAAEKALEKIKVEYEEFPFYLSPEESLAERAMEIHDGTKNLIASTKAVVGDLQKGLEEADHVIEGEYKTQIVQHCHMENQIAYAYKGSDQRWVCVSSTQIPHICRRILGEAFGMPWGQFRVIKPFIGGGFGNKQDVTIEPLAVAMSMAVGGEPVMVELQREESIAWTRVRHAISYKTKLGLKKDGTITAMEMEAISNNGAYASHGHSIAGKGAGILQSLYKMPNMEYNSKTVYTNTAAAGAMRGYGVPQVIFAMESMIEKAAKELGIDPIELRMKNLVEPNTENPISHVMFYSNKLKECVEEGVKEFDWDKRKEEAEKQKTGDFRRGVGMSVFAYATGVYPKSLEIGGCRLTLNQDGTVKLMVGATEIGQGSDTVFKQMVAETTGIPYNHIYTDMNTDTDYSPFDTGAYASRQSYVSGMAVRKAAIELKEKILDAVKKFDDIDPLHADIVNGNIVYKHSGEVIQSVGDLALKSYYDLAKGECITAEVSNNFHSNSNAMGATFADVEVDIKTGKIKILNILNVHDSGQILNPKLASGQVEGGMGMAVSYALAEELRYDEKTGAPLNNNLLDYKMPTSMDLPDLHTLFVEEDDPMGPYGNKALGEPPICSPAAAIRNAVLDAIGVEVDELPIKPQKLMEILKNNGIV
- the xdhB gene encoding xanthine dehydrogenase FAD-binding subunit XdhB, producing MYDIKTYTEVNTVLEAVGLLADNENAQIIAGGTDVLIKSRERKNGYVGRDLIGITRIPELKEIKTDSNGDIIIGAAATFTEIEGNEIIIKNLKSLSDAVGSVGGPQIRNVGTVGGNICNGATSADSASTLFACDAVLMITGKNGNKEIEIKDFYLGPGKVSLEQGDVLRAVKVKKENYEGYKGHYIKFSPRQAMDIATLGCSVLLKENNGIIEDIRIAYGVAGPTPLRAVNAEEFAKGKQINDETLNEIGKLCLESARARDSWRASKAFREQLVEELPKRAVKAIVGGGR
- a CDS encoding L-lactate dehydrogenase, translated to MKIKSRKVAVIGVGNVGSHVAFSLVTRGIADELVLIDIKEDKVKSEMLDLKDSLANLNSNVIIKIQDYSELKDAEIVVISAGPLPRFEQTRLDTLDDGIKIIDDIMPKVLGSGFEGIFLVITNPCDVITHYVLEKSGFPKKKVIGTGTSLDSARFRRIAGDILGIDPKSILGYSLGEHGDSQMIPWSHIYAGGKPFKEYIESKEELKNTDLDKILKDTSYAGWEVLLGKGATCFGIGTAASTLIKSMFNNEHRVYSVSVSLNGEYGLENVCLSVPVILGNEGVEEIIELKLTEEEQGQLERSAEVIKTYIGKIIK
- a CDS encoding phosphatase PAP2 family protein, whose amino-acid sequence is MEIFSIDIAIVEGLQRLQVPVANQIMMFFSAIGNAGIVWIILALILVMRRKTRNYGIIILIALLITAILGEGVLKNIIKRDRPFVALSNLKLLIAPPASYSFPSGHTASSFAAFGVFYFLNMRYKWVVFLTAFLIAFSRMYLGVHYFSDIIGGIILGLGVSYVVCSYYKKNSDKINSNKFIKKLLN
- the xdhC gene encoding xanthine dehydrogenase subunit XdhC; the encoded protein is MVKNITFTVNGKEYNINVDVRKSLLEVLREELNFTGTKQGCAVGECGACTVIIDGVTADSCIYLAVWADGKTIKTIEGVSDRGGNLSDIQESYIDAGAVQCGFCTPGLILSTEVLLDNKPEPTRDEIRRGISGNLCRCTGYQKIIDAVEKTVEKRKG
- the trmB gene encoding tRNA (guanosine(46)-N7)-methyltransferase TrmB yields the protein MENKEKKELWQYFFNYPKKHYNIYMEKMTEYPEYIIYDEEVTDSKKNKWNEYFGNENPVYLEIGCGSGNFTAGNAQKFPDRNYIALELRFKRLVMAAVKSEKRDLKNIVFLRKRGEKLLDFLGEGEISGLYINFPDPWTGSEHKRLINKELFDMLDVIMKPKGKFFFKTDHEGYYYDTLELLKDLDGYEIVFHTDDLYNTEKIRDNIQTEFEQMFLSKHNMNIKYIEIIKK
- a CDS encoding 3-deoxy-D-manno-octulosonic acid transferase, translated to MLFVYNAVRFFLYPFLFIAAIFKKKIRIFLHNRFRVEKINRDKYYWIHLSSVGEMNLSEKLIENILDNNKKIYLTVMTDTGMELFRKRYSGNPNIKGAYFPLDDYFLIKKTVNMLDIEKLIIIETEIWPNLYGIVSEKSDVIVVNGRISDRTFDKYKKLRGIISGTLNKCTRILVQSDLDFQRYKELGVKEDILKVYPNLKYSIDYPVLDEKQKKELEERVRLNGRKLITAGSTRDGEEKILIDIFRRINKNNEYQMILVPRHIQRTEEAAELCGGLDFSLYSENKKTEIIIVDKMGILRELYQISDLVFVGGTFTNIGGHSILEPLYYGKVPIIGKYYSNIKDVVDSAKPLNLVNIAETEEELENFFLDSDTGKNRETSEFFKKYNKIDEISNEILS